Proteins co-encoded in one Bradyrhizobium sp. 170 genomic window:
- a CDS encoding MFS transporter: MPMITASLTIKASSMRVRTTGAKSVRPELLAEPPVVDETSPRYVGWRVVLACFFVAFFIFGIGFYGHSLYVAELQGLRGWSASLISGAITLTFLLSSILSTFTHELLTRFGSKRLILLGTAALAASMILLAFATEPWQLYAAFILMSLGWTGMGVVVIATIVNSWFVHRRGLAISIAFTGASCGGAVVAPLLLLLNEKVGFQVAMVTATAIMLVVLVPVVVIWIEPHSLIGDSPERPTRNSSSSQPPGTRKHISRSMVVSRLAFWTISVPFALALMAQIGFIVHQVALLEPKLGRPGAGLAVALTTFTAVIGRLCLGMIVDRLNPRLATAASLVSQAAALLFIIQTDDASVLLAACAIFGFTIGNLITLPPLIIRREFDAAAFSIVMGLFTAASGIVSGLGPGLIGLVRSLTGDYTLALALCITLELAAALIVLFGQRQDSDTIV, encoded by the coding sequence ATGCCGATGATTACGGCGTCGCTAACGATTAAAGCGAGTAGTATGAGGGTGCGGACGACCGGCGCCAAATCCGTCAGACCGGAGCTTTTGGCGGAACCTCCTGTTGTTGACGAGACGTCACCGCGCTACGTTGGTTGGCGCGTGGTGCTGGCGTGTTTCTTCGTGGCGTTCTTTATTTTTGGTATCGGTTTTTATGGGCACAGCTTGTATGTGGCCGAGTTGCAGGGTCTGCGCGGCTGGTCGGCGTCCCTTATATCAGGCGCGATCACGCTAACTTTTCTGCTCAGCAGCATTCTCTCAACATTTACCCACGAACTCTTGACGAGGTTTGGGTCGAAGCGTCTCATTCTGCTTGGAACAGCGGCGCTAGCAGCTTCAATGATCCTGCTCGCATTCGCGACGGAACCGTGGCAACTCTACGCCGCGTTCATTCTCATGTCTCTGGGTTGGACGGGCATGGGCGTTGTCGTGATCGCAACGATTGTGAACTCTTGGTTCGTGCATCGCCGCGGTCTTGCCATCAGCATCGCTTTCACTGGCGCGAGTTGTGGCGGTGCCGTCGTTGCGCCGCTGCTCTTGCTCCTCAACGAGAAAGTCGGCTTCCAGGTTGCGATGGTGACGGCGACGGCAATCATGCTCGTCGTTCTAGTGCCTGTCGTTGTCATATGGATCGAACCGCACTCGTTGATCGGCGATTCGCCGGAGCGCCCGACACGAAACTCCTCGTCATCGCAACCGCCCGGCACCAGAAAACACATATCGCGCTCGATGGTCGTGAGTCGATTGGCGTTTTGGACAATCTCGGTGCCGTTCGCACTCGCGCTGATGGCGCAAATCGGTTTTATCGTACACCAAGTCGCACTGCTTGAACCGAAACTCGGTCGCCCCGGCGCGGGGCTCGCAGTAGCACTCACGACATTCACTGCCGTGATAGGCCGCCTCTGCCTTGGCATGATCGTCGACCGACTCAATCCACGGTTGGCGACGGCCGCATCACTCGTGAGCCAGGCGGCAGCACTTCTGTTCATAATCCAAACGGACGATGCTTCTGTTTTGTTGGCCGCTTGCGCCATCTTCGGCTTTACAATCGGCAACCTCATTACTCTGCCGCCCCTGATCATTCGTCGCGAGTTCGATGCTGCCGCTTTTTCGATAGTCATGGGACTTTTTACCGCAGCAAGCGGAATCGTTAGCGGTCTTGGCCCTGGACTGATTGGCCTCGTTCGCAGCTTGACTGGTGATTACACGCTTGCCCTTGCGCTCTGCATTACGCTTGAGCTAGCAGCAGCGTTGATCGTGCTGTTTGGTCAGCGACAGGACTCCGACACTATCGTATGA
- a CDS encoding SidA/IucD/PvdA family monooxygenase: MLKFDLVGVGFGPANLALAIAFSEIPQTNRPRTTAFIESRHEFSWQSELLLPNAKMTTCFWEDLVTARNPRSKYSFVNYLKEHNRLFEFMNLRDFYPTRADYTAYLKWCEGDFTSTTKYGTTVNAITLEHSRQHGPLFRLECDSLAGQLVYLTKNAVLAIGRQPKIPTELSSSFQDHVYHTANFKTRFLSAFPDNSKDHRFLIVGTGQSAGDVLQYLLMHYPRARISVILRSFAFLPFDDTPFVNEIFRPDFVDLAHHCYLNNIHSIKEASQLTNYAVIEAGQLRDIYRTIYNEALQGRNRVTLHRFSSISGISRQGAGVGVSLRSSVTEQIEEIDVDAVLCATGYDSKNLDDLLVDLGPYIDRDSAGLMRIRRDYSVGMSKVGDCKLFIQGAAERSHGPGDPALPIVPTRAAEICHAILGQNPADAAAAPIERQEA, from the coding sequence GTGCTTAAATTTGATTTAGTCGGCGTAGGCTTTGGCCCTGCGAATCTGGCGTTGGCAATTGCTTTCTCCGAAATCCCCCAAACTAATCGCCCGAGAACTACTGCTTTCATTGAGAGTAGGCACGAGTTCTCATGGCAAAGCGAACTGCTTCTGCCAAATGCCAAAATGACGACCTGCTTTTGGGAAGATTTGGTCACTGCGCGAAACCCGCGCTCAAAATACTCTTTTGTAAATTATCTTAAGGAGCACAATCGTCTATTCGAGTTTATGAACCTGCGGGATTTTTACCCGACGCGCGCGGATTATACGGCCTATCTCAAATGGTGCGAAGGCGATTTTACCTCGACGACCAAATACGGAACGACCGTAAACGCCATTACGCTTGAACACTCTCGACAGCACGGACCACTGTTCCGGTTGGAATGCGACTCGTTAGCGGGGCAGCTTGTTTACCTCACCAAAAATGCAGTACTCGCCATTGGGCGACAACCAAAGATTCCCACCGAATTGAGTTCAAGTTTCCAGGATCATGTCTACCACACCGCGAATTTCAAAACGCGCTTCCTCTCTGCATTCCCGGACAATTCGAAAGACCACAGATTTCTCATCGTCGGCACAGGGCAAAGTGCTGGTGATGTGCTGCAGTATCTGTTGATGCATTACCCAAGGGCACGAATCTCAGTCATATTGAGGTCTTTCGCCTTTCTACCTTTCGACGATACGCCGTTCGTCAATGAGATATTTCGGCCAGATTTTGTAGATTTAGCCCACCATTGCTATTTGAATAATATTCATTCCATCAAGGAAGCGTCCCAATTGACGAATTATGCGGTTATCGAAGCAGGGCAATTACGCGATATATATCGGACAATATACAACGAAGCACTGCAGGGCAGAAATCGAGTGACGCTCCACAGATTTAGTTCGATCAGCGGGATTTCCCGCCAAGGCGCAGGTGTGGGCGTATCTCTTCGGTCGAGCGTGACTGAACAAATCGAAGAGATCGACGTGGACGCCGTGCTTTGCGCGACGGGTTATGACAGCAAGAATCTAGATGATCTACTTGTAGATCTCGGACCGTATATCGACCGAGACAGCGCGGGGCTGATGCGAATTCGGCGGGACTATAGCGTCGGAATGTCGAAGGTCGGCGATTGCAAGCTGTTCATCCAGGGAGCGGCCGAGCGATCGCATGGGCCCGGTGATCCGGCCCTGCCAATTGTCCCGACCCGAGCGGCCGAGATCTGTCACGCGATTTTGGGCCAAAATCCTGCCGATGCAGCCGCAGCTCCGATCGAAAGACAGGAAGCCTAG